The following is a genomic window from Calliphora vicina chromosome 5, idCalVici1.1, whole genome shotgun sequence.
ATGTCGGACACAAATTTTCCTAAAGAAATTTATGTCGGACACAAATTTTCCTAAAGAAATTTATGTCGGACACAAATTTTCCTAAAGAAATTTATGTCGGACACAAATTTTCCTAAAGAAATTTATGTCAGCCTATATTTGGTAACATGTTTAATTCTGTTTAGAGAaagctataaaaaaatatctgcGAAGATAAAGCTTTTCATGGATGTTGTCTTGATATTGTAGGAGCTTTTAAGAACTAAAAGTCCaatacaaatgaaataaatttatgataTCAGACAGCTGCCAAATTGTGAACACATGGACTAGAATAGTGTCTgtagttgaaacaaaaagtcggcctttcgacttttcgatttttaaaaagtcgaacattcgatttttttaaatttttgagtagTCGactattgttatttatgaaaagtcgattttttgcgactatttatgatattttaatgTAAAGAATAAAATGATGCTATGcaaaagttaaaaaacaaaaatgtcgaCTCTTCGACTTTTTTgggataacataatcgattgttcgactttttacAGAAACAGATCTATtgctcaaaaattaaattatagaaCCTTAGAATAGAAGTTAAGTGGAAGTGGAGTATTAATCAATGCTATTGCAACTCTTCACGTACACCTCCTTATAGAACTCAATAGGTTTTGTATTGGAGCAGTGGCATGCATGGATGATGTTGTGTAGAAAGATGCAAATTTCGGAATAATCTATCTGAAGCGATATGATATGCATAAGAAATGTCtaccacacagagaaaacacaATAAAGGTATCCTACTCTTGATGCAGAGAGGTTAGAATCAATGAAAAAGTAGTGTAACTGGAAGGTAGAGGAGCATACCTTCCAATTTCTCAGACAATGACCCCCCATATAGGCTCTTCGATTAGTTGTTTTGTTTGTCATTGCTTCCAGATTATAAAGTAATTGAATATTTAATGGATCTAATGAAAATTGTGGTATTTCCAATGATGGAAAAATGTTAAGAGATGGTTCAAATATGACCATATAGCAGGAAATTTATATTCCATTTGAATATAATCCTATGCATACAAAGGTGgaactttttttatacccttcaccatgagtggcaagggtatatataagtacatttttcatttgcgaccccacaaagtatatatattctgaatcgttatagaaagcggagtcgatatagccatgtccgtctgtccgcctgtgtgttgaaatcaactttctgaagcccccaaataacttacatatacgaatgatacatcaatatctccgaaattcttccggctcgattgctatttaaaatcgagaaaatcggtccacaaatggctgagatataaggaaaaaaccaggacaacctcgatttttgacccatatctggattactaaatcattattatagacaatatggatatctaatgatagatatttgaaagacctgtgcaacgacgtatataataccatagtaagttggacctacaatgggtcaaaatcggaaaaaatattttttaacccgaattttttttttcacaaaatattaaaaaaaaaaaaattaaaaactaaaaatatttaaaatttttattttaaagtataatttggtgaagggtatataagattcggcacatccgaatatagctctcttacttgtttttattttcaggatgaaaaaaattgagaaaagtttgagctcgatcggttaagaggaaaaaatgttattttattcagttcttgtaaaaattttgccattaaataattacttttgcaatttaatataaaataataaaattgagtacgtaattgtcgttgtaatgatatacatataaaagacaaaaattggttaaaaaatttgaatgtgtctcaggccactagaacaagaaatttaggaacaaaattaacatattttgagaaatattaaaataaaatcaaatttttacttaaaatatatccatattaacttgtatatgagtttttatcttactaggataccattaacctattcttaggtatgaaaaaaaaaatttaatttttttaacggcagtttcaaaactccattctcaaattttcaaaaattttgtttaacaaatttcagaattttttgatcatcacattgggatttattgacaatataatacgaaattaaaatatgaaaaaagtatgacaatacctcctatactTTATCCGTACTTAAGATtttaattttgcgattttcaagaattttttcccaaattttgtcgaatgagcccaatttccttactgttataaattttaagtaaaaccaattgagaatattatagtccagacaatGTTAAATGTAatatgaaagttttactaaaatcggaaaacgttaacctttaaacagtggaggtcaaaggtcaaaattttcaatatttggaatttctaatagaAAGATAACTTGAGGTAAAAACTTTTGcatcaaaatatatgaaaaacttagcTCGGACGTATCACTATATATTTGTTTCCTATAACATTTAAAAGCATAAATAAACCAAGCTGAAATTTACCACTGATATCTTCTAGtaatagaaattattaaattaaccacagccgaatatattttttatggaaatctttaactattaatttatgtatgaatattgatttcaaaatattttctgaaaacTATCGCAAACCTCTCACCTGCAATGTATCCGATGTGGGTCCACCCACCTTCAAAGCACCCCAACCCGTTACCGTGCCCGTCTCACCCTTAAACGATTTACCCGGTGTGGGCATGCACACGGGATGCATCAATTCCGTCATCTCTACCGGCTCATCCAGCTTAATAATGGCTATGTCATTGTCATAAGTCCGAGCATTATATTTGGGATGTGTTATAATTTCAGCCACCTTACGATCGATCTTCAAGAAATGTGACATTTTACGATCGTGCTCCAACAGGCGGACACTAATACGTTCTCTGCGAAAACCATAAACACAATGAGAGGCTGTAATGAGGAATTGATCATTGATGAGAGTGGCAGCACAGTAAAAACGTCCTCCATACAGCAACATAGACATCCAGGGATATTGATGGGTTTCGGTTTCCTGACCACCCACAATACGTTTTTGGGTATTGGCAATGCCACAGGTGCAGTCACTGCAATTGCGTGGTGGTGTTAGATCGGGTGGTGTTAAGGGAGTGGTAGAAGGCATAATTGGTGTGGGTGAGGGTGTGGGAGAAGGTTTTGGTGTAGTAGTAGTTGTAGTGGTGCTAGTTGTTGTTGATCCAGCTGTGGGTTGTGGTGGTGGCGGTGTAGCAGTAGCTGTTACATCTGGCTGGGTGGTAGTCTTTTCGGGATTTGCTGTGGTTGAGGGTTGTGCTGGTGTTGCTGGCGTTGTGGTGCTGCTGCCCGTAAAGGTGGCTGTTAAGTTAGAAAGATTAGGTCTTTGTGGCAGCAGCGACAAAACCCATTGTACAAAAGTATTTTGTGATTGTCTCAAGGTTTGTTCTTGTTCCTCATTGATGGGTGTAGTTTTATGCCTTATGGCTTGTGCTGAAGACAAAAACACCAGCACCGTCAAAAACAGTGCTAGATATTTGgtatttattatcattttattaattcgttttaagattattttttttaacgttttaacAAAAACCGTTTATTAGCGTCCGCGTTTAAAAACCGACTGTTACTGCTGGCCTGGGCTTTAGTAGCAGGGAGCTACAaacaatttcttattcatgGCTTCTTTcactttaattaaaatgtaaaataacaaGACTCTCTTTCTCTTTTTACAAGCTACACCATTTGCCAATGACACCACAGAAACTAGTTTTTTAAGTCTAACACTTCAATGTCTTTAAAAGTACTTCACAACATTCTGAATCTTGAAATTAAACGATTTTTCGAATTAACAGTACCTTGAAATCTTCTGTAAAATCAGCTTTTGAACATCAATTAAATCGTTCCTTATATGAAAGACTAGAAAACCCGGTTGGCTTCACTGCACTAACCATAGAAAAACTATGactggatttaaaaaaaatcaaaccactacacaattttcatgtattgtggttccagtagtacaaaaatggcccaaattttaaaacctatggagaggttttaaaaaaaaataaaaaattaagtaaaattgtgaatttttttagacgtttctccaaataattaatgataactcagaAACGGTTAGcccgatattattaaagtaaacatagaaatatttgaatttacataacctttattctttttatatattgcgtttcaagcggttcagtagtttcggagttataataacaaatttaagcaaaaaatatattttttaatgaaaatagcaatttttttgttttaaaaaaatcatgaaaaatcgaagacgactgaaattgttcagatttattactctAGCGCAAAGCCACATGTGATAGAAATTAAATGAGATATCGActataaaaatctatggattattttcgaatttattcacaattaactgaattcgctcattttcaaaaaattttagttttttgtttgatatacataaaattgagtagttaatgttcttctttcgattgattgaattttgaaatcatttttctcatgcaatgtacaaattttcgcgcatatattgcgttttaatcggctcagtagtttcggaattataataacaaatttaagcaaaaaatatatttttttggtgaaaaaaaaaatatttttaaaaaaattaagaaaaattgaaACCGCCAGAAATTGTtaaggtttattactttatcgcaaagctacatgtgatatgaataaaatgagatatcgagtataaaaatctatggattattttcgaatttatgcacaattaagtgaattcgctcattttcacaaaatttttgtttttgttaaaattttgtagttaatgttcttctttcgattgattgaattttgaaaacatttttcccatgctatgaacaaactttcacatatatattgcgttacAATCGGTTCAGTATTTtctgagttataataacaaatttaagcaaaaaatatattttttatgtgaaaatagcatttttattttgttttaaaaaatcatgaaaaatcgtaaACTACAGAAATTCTTCAGATTTTTAGCATTGTTGCAAAACCACATGTATTAGggacaaaatgagatatcgattataaaaatctatggattattttctaatctattcacaattaagtgaattctctcattttcacaaaattttagttttttgtttcatacacataaaatttagtagttaatgttcttctttcccTTCTGATCCttcccatttttggttaaacttcatacCGAGATATGAACttgattcaaattaaatttgaagaatttcacagtactccagatattcaaaaataattatatacttACACGCCAACTAATCCAATTCTGCCCATTTTCAGCAAAACTATGCGTACTAATTACCCTCATTATTATGTATAGTTTTGCTGAAAATGCTGAAATTCGAGCGAAATTTAAAGACTTCCACATTAATAGTTctcaatatatttgaaaataactattactTGGTAtggtggtgccacgcccatttatctaattccgcccattttcagccaaagtAAATTCCGCGATGTTTTGCATCTTTCACTGATATATTTcgccagatattccataataactatttactttgtatgggaagtgccacgctcacggaaaatatcaaaataaaaggttttgatattgttccttccagatatagagGAACATTTAGTAAAAACGTCaataaataccatttttttaaactaaatttttaaaaattttaaaatgaagttttggaaataccgttaaaaaaaaatattttttttttttatttaaaatcctacgatattttaaataaaattaagctttaattttaatatttctcaaaatatgttaattttgttcctacatttcttgttttagTGGCCTgagtagggtttttatcccggg
Proteins encoded in this region:
- the LOC135960293 gene encoding trypsin-1-like, with amino-acid sequence MIINTKYLALFLTVLVFLSSAQAIRHKTTPINEEQEQTLRQSQNTFVQWVLSLLPQRPNLSNLTATFTGSSTTTPATPAQPSTTANPEKTTTQPDVTATATPPPPQPTAGSTTTSTTTTTTTPKPSPTPSPTPIMPSTTPLTPPDLTPPRNCSDCTCGIANTQKRIVGGQETETHQYPWMSMLLYGGRFYCAATLINDQFLITASHCVYGFRRERISVRLLEHDRKMSHFLKIDRKVAEIITHPKYNARTYDNDIAIIKLDEPVEMTELMHPVCMPTPGKSFKGETGTVTGWGALKVGGPTSDTLQEVQVPIMSQDQCRKSRYGPSRITDNMLCAGYDEGKKDSCQGDSGGPLHVVAPGTREHQLAGVVSWGEGCAKAGYPGVYARVNRYGTWIKTLTKNACLCQSETKKIKK